A region from the Caloenas nicobarica isolate bCalNic1 chromosome 11, bCalNic1.hap1, whole genome shotgun sequence genome encodes:
- the ATRIP gene encoding ATR-interacting protein — translation MAAQPPLWPRKRSGPALCGAGWAGAAPPAARGRGGALENGFPPHKRPKSAGPGEGPGDPFGDSDDFTADDLEEIDILASQALSQEPAAPRAAPPAHAWGGGAERAAGLPRGGAPAAAGRGKGGGTEDSLMRDAFQFEVLQTQHEEIKQKLKEMRDEILTKNGEIKILRDSLQQMECAMEEQKRSYMLLEQEKSQTLSEKEKEFSKKLLSLQTELQFKDAEMNELRTRLQNCERNKQVAQTVLTPSPKKNFAIQVKSEGCSPQRGKRSFPTKESFNAEMSTRRSRSSGNLIPPTTSIKEDSKKTHPEVLSVKPEAMGRNGSFKSVHKRNAQGSILLNALMKQPLVPGSLLGLCHLLSSSSEPLPGAVLQPNCLDTKPTELASSRTTQEEIAPPLVSLQEAQKLAITGLNLIAMDEGLSEGSPMESRREFLHFTHCKIRGAVHLLPLVEHHISAYCQAVQSADKSVNGSCGNHSAVSSRTNTDMVSSKDDFRLSLEETTVISLGILYYLAFYSWDVVHTLLSPDVEESSAVGDEQVSKMDKNVLCDSQCGNQEDTRMQGGLPVAPQDAPNQDQAQHSLFKKLLQVLAFSAARGSQTDSILNQSLKVLVKLAENSTMDLLINFQHLLSSQVLLRCLCPETPSPAVLLTVRLLSVLAQHHTLLAQLCSHSDTCLLLALYMYITSRPDKSAPEMLWLQLEQETVRLLMRCLRCSGPAFSGTGCQCNLEVVKALIIMLHRQWMKIRRSENSLCAYKEQIIQFLRDAVLLLHSLSQKDKLFHEHCLEVIHHYDQAIPGIRAILKKTQKLSTCEELILDELYPHEPEAEDQGMDSS, via the exons atggcggcgcagcccccgcTCTGGCCGCGGAAGCGGAGCGGCCCGGCGCTGTGCGGggcgggctgggccggggccgcccctccggccgcgcggggccgcggcggggccctGGAGAACGGCTTCCCGCCCCACAAGCGCCCCAAGAGCGCGGGGCCCGGCGAGGGGCCGGGAGATCCCTTCGGGGACAGCGACGACTTCACGGCGGATGACCTGGAGGAGATCGACATCCTGGCCTCGCAGGCGCTGTCGCAGGAgcccgccgcgccgcgggcCGCCCCCCCGGCACACGCGTGGGGCGGCGGAGCCgagcgggcggcggggctgccccggggcgGAGCCCCCGctgcggcggggagggggaaag GAGGCGGTACAGAAGACAGTCTGATGAGAGATGCGTTCCAGTTTGAAGTACTGCAAACACAGcatgaagaaattaaacagaag CTGAAAGAAATGCGGGATGAAATTCTTactaaaaatggagaaattaaaattttgcgTGACTCACTGCAGCAGATGGAGTGTGCTATGGAGGAACAGAAAAGATCATACATGCTGTTGGAGCAGGAAAAATCTCAGACCctcagtgagaaagaaaaagagttcTCCAAAAAG TTACTGTCATTACAGACAGAGTTGCAGTTCAAAGATGCAGAAATGAATGAATTAAGAACACGACTCCAGaactgtgaaagaaataaacaagtTGCTCAGACGGTTTTAACGCCAAG ccCTAAGAAGAATTTTGCAATACAAGTGAAATCAGAAGGATGTTCTCCACAGCGTGGAAAAAGATCTTTTCCTACAAAGGAATCCTTCAATGCGGAGATGTCTACGAGACGATCACGTTCTTCAGGAAATTTGATTCCCCCAACTACTTCGATCAAAGAAG ACAGTAAGAAAACCCATCCTGAAGTTTTATCTGTGAAGCCTGAAGCAATGGGAAGAAACGGTTCCTTCAAGTCTGTACATAAGCGAAACGCACAAG GTTCTATCTTACTAAACGCCCTGATGAAGCAGCCCCTTGTCCCTGGGTCGTTACTGGGGCTCTGCCAtctcctcagcagcagctctgagccccTACCTGGAGCTGTACTGCAGCCTAACTGTTTGGATAC GAAGCCCACAGAACtagccagcagcaggacaactcaggaagaaattgctccTCCTCTTGTATCCCTGCAAGAAGCTCAAAAACTTGCAATAACAGGCTTGAACTTGATTGCCATGGACGAAGGATTATCCGAAGGAAGCCCAATGGAAAGCCGGAGGGAATTCTTGCACTTCACACACTGCAAGATCCGAGGCGCCGTGCACCTCTTGCCCTTGGTAGAACACCATATCAGTGCTTACTGTCAAGCGGTACAGTCGGCGGACAAGTCAGTAAATGGTTCATGTGGAAACCATTCAGCTGTTTCTTCCAGAACCAACACAGATATGGTGTCGAGTAAGGACGACTTCAGGTTGTCTCTTGAAGAAACTACAGTTATATCTCTGGGTATTCTTTATTATTTGGCATTTTATAGCTGGGATGTTGTCCACACGTTGCTGTCTCCTGACGTGGAAGAAAGTTCTGCTGTTGGGGATGAACAGGTTTCAAAGATGGACAAAAATGTGTTGTGTGACAGTCAGTGTGGTAACCAAGAAGATACCAGGATGCAGGGAGGGCTGCCTGTAGCTCCACAGGATGCTCCCAATCAGGATCAAGCTCAacattctttgtttaaaaagctgCTCCAGGTTTTAGCTTTTTCTGCTGCAAGAGGCTCCCAGACTGACAGTATACTGAACCAAAGCCTAAAAGTTTTGGTGAAATTAGCTGAAAACTCAACAATGGACTTGCTAATAAA ttttCAGCACTTACTGAGTAGCCAGGTTCTGCTCCGTTGTCTGTGTCCAGAGACCCCTTCACCTGCCGTCCTTCTGACCGTGAGACTCTTGTCTGTTCTTGCTCAACACCACACCTTGCTCGCTCAGCTTTGTTCTCATTCAG acacCTGCCTTCTTCTTGCACTGTACATGTATATTACATCAAGACCAGATAAATCCGCACCTGAAATGCTCTGGCTTCAGCTGGAACAAGAG ACAGTCAGACTCCTGATGAGGTGCCTGCGGTGCTCTGGTCCGGCATTCTCTGGGACAGGCTGCCAGTGTAACCTCGAG GTGGTTAAGGCGCTAATTATAATGTTACATAGACAGTGGATGAAGATCAGAAGATCTGAGAACAGTTTGTGTGCATATAAGGAACAAATTATTCAGTTTTTACGGGATGCTGTTTTACTCTTACACAGCTTATCTCAGAAAGATAAACTTTTTCATGAACACTGTTTGGAAGTTATTCATCACTATGACCAAGCCATACCAGGCATAAGAGCCATTCTCAAAAAGACTCAAAAATTGAGCACCTGTGAAG aGCTGATCTTGGATGAATTGTATCCTCATGAGCCAGAAGCAGAAGACCAAGGAATGGACTCCAGCTAG
- the SHISA5 gene encoding protein shisa-5 isoform X2: MGFGTFVAIGIGIFAVIAVTLILCLTCSCCCLYKACRRPQPVVTTTTATTVVHAPYPQQQGVPPSYPVAPYQGYQPVAIQPQPGMPAAPYPAQYPPPYPMQPSGPPAYHETMAAGAGAPYPVSQPPYNPAYMDPQKPVY, translated from the exons TTTTGGAACCTTCGTTGCGATTGGAATTGGTATTTTTGCGGTGATTGCAGTTACTCTTATTCTGTGCCTCACCTGCTCATGTTGCTGTTTGTATAAAGCATGTCGAAGACCACAGC CTGTTGTCACCACCACGACGGCCACAACAGTGGTTCACGCTCCCTACCCCCAACAACAGGGAGTGCCACCCAGCTACCCGGTCGCCCCGTACCAAGGATACCAGCCGGTGGCCATCCAGCCACAACCGGGCATGCCGGCAGCACCCTACCCCGCACAGTATCCCCCCCCTTACCCCATGCAGCCATCAGGACCCCCAGCTTATCATGAGACGATGGCAG ctggtgctggagcaCCGTACCCAGTCAGCCAGCCCCCCTACAACCCTGCTTACATGGATCCTCAGAAGCCCGTCTATTGA